Proteins encoded together in one Hevea brasiliensis isolate MT/VB/25A 57/8 chromosome 16, ASM3005281v1, whole genome shotgun sequence window:
- the LOC110646087 gene encoding peroxisomal acyl-coenzyme A oxidase 1 isoform X2: protein MLSRKELFKNTLRKAAHAWKRIIELRLSEEEARKLRFFVDEPAFTDLHWGMFVPAIKGQGTEEQQQKWLPLAYKMQIIGCYAQTELGHGSNVQGLETTATFDPETDEFVIHSPTLTSSKWWPGGLGKVSTHAVVYARLITDGQEHGVHGFIVQLRSLDDHMPLPGITVGDIGMKFGSGAYNTMDNGVLRFDHVRIPRNQMLMRVMQVTREGKCVQSNVPRQLIYGTMVYVRQTIVSDASSALSRAVCIATRYSAVRRQFGSQEGGVETQVIDYKTQQSRLFPLLASAYAFRFVGEWLKWLYMDVTQRLQANDFSTLPEAHACTAGLKSLTTSATADAIEECRKLCGGHGYLSSSGLPELFAVYVPACTYEGDNVVLLLQVARFLMKTVSQLGSGKKPVGTTAYMARAEDLLQCHCSVQKAEDWLKPSVLLEVFEARAVRMCVARAQSLSKFPNPEEGFAELSADLVEAAIAHCQLIVVSKFIEKLQQDIPGKGVKQQLQNLCNIYALNLLHKHLGDFLSTGCITPKQSSLANDQLRSLYSQVRPNAIALVDAFNYTDHYLGSVLGRYDGNVYPKLYEEAWKDPLNDSIVPDGYHEYVRPLLKQQHRNARL from the exons ATGCTAAGCAGGAAGGAACTGTTTAAAAACACTCTGAGGAAAGCAGCTCATGCATGGAAACGCATCATTGAGCTTCGCCTTTCTG aagaAGAGGCGAGAAAGTTGAGATTTTTTGTGGATGAACCCGCTTTTACAGATCTTCATTGG GGAATGTTTGTTCCAGCAATTAAAGGACAAGGCACTGAAGAGCAGCAACAGAAGTGGCTACCTTTGGCATATAAGATGCAAATAATTGGCTGCTATGCACAAACTGAACTTGGTCATGGCTCCAATGTTCAAGGGCTTGAAACCACTGCAACATTTGATCCTGAGACAGATGAATTTGTCATTCATAGTCCCACACTAACTTCAAGCAAA tggtggccTGGTGGATTGGGTAAAGTTTCCACGCATGCTGTTGTTTATGCGCGTCTTATAACTGATGGTCAAGAACATGGAGTACATG GCTTTATTGTCCAACTTCGGAGTTTGGATGATCACATGCCTCTTCCAGGCATAACAGTTGGTGATATTGGAATGAAATTTGGTAGTGGGGCATATAATACCATGGACAATGGTGTTTTAAGATTTGATCATGTGCGCATCCCAAGGAACCAAATGTTGATGCG AGTAATGCAGGTTACAAGGGAAGGGAAATGTGTGCAATCTAATGTTCCACGGCAATTGATTTATGGCACTATGGTGTATGTGCGGCAGACAATTGTATCTGATGCATCCTCTGCTTTATCACGGGCGGTTTGTATTGCTACAAGGTATAGTGCCGTCCGCAGACAATTTGGTTCTCAGGAGGGTGGTGTTGAGACCCAG GTGATCGATTACAAAACTCAGCAAAGTAGACTCTTCCCTTTGCTGGCTTCTGCATATGCTTTCAGATTTGTTGGTGAATGGTTGAAATGGCTTTATATGGATGTGACTCAGAGGTTGCAAGCCAATGATTTCTCAACATTGCCTGAAGCGCATGCATGTACTGCTGGTTTGAAGTCTTTGACTACTTCTGCAACTGCT GATGCCATTGAAGAATGTAGGAAACTTTGTGGTGGACATGGTTACCTTAGCTCCAGTGGGCTTCCTGAGTTATTTGCTGTTTATGTTCCAGCCTGTACATATGAAGGAGACAATGTTGTGCTGCTTTTACAG GTTGCTAGGTTTCTCATGAAAACTGTTTCTCAGCTGGGTTCTGGAAAGAAGCCTGTTGGAACAACAGCTTATATGGCACGGGCAGAGGATCTTTTGCAGTGTCATTGTAGTGTTCAAAAGG CGGAGGATTGGTTAAAGCCTAGTGTATTATTGGAGGTATTTGAGGCCAGGGCTGTTAGGATGTGTGTTGCCCGTGCTCAAAGCCTTAGCAAGTTTCCAAATCCTGAAGAGG GTTTTGCTGAACTCTCAGCTGATCTTGTTGAGGCAGCAATTGCTCATTGCCAGTTGATTGTTGTTTCCAA GTTCATTGAGAAATTACAACAAGATATACCAGGGAAAGGAGTgaaacaacaattgcagaatcttTGCAATATTTATGCTTTGAACCTCCTTCACAAACATCTGGGTGATTTTCTATCCACCGGATGCATCACACCCAAGCAATCTTCACTTGCAAATGATCAGCTCAGATCTTTATATTCCCAG GTCCGTCCAAATGCCATTGCACTTGTTGATGCATTTAACTACACTGATCACTACCTTGGCTCAGTTCTTGGTCGCTATGATGGAAATGTGTATCCAAAACTCTATGAAGAAGCATGGAAGGATCCACTAAATGACTCAATTGTGCCTGATGGCTACCATGAATATGTTCGCCCATTGCTGAAGCAGCAGCACCGCAATGCACGACTCTGA
- the LOC110646087 gene encoding peroxisomal acyl-coenzyme A oxidase 1 isoform X1, with protein MEGVDHLAYERNKANFDVDDMKIVWAGSRHAFDVSDRMARLVASDPAFRKDNRVMLSRKELFKNTLRKAAHAWKRIIELRLSEEEARKLRFFVDEPAFTDLHWGMFVPAIKGQGTEEQQQKWLPLAYKMQIIGCYAQTELGHGSNVQGLETTATFDPETDEFVIHSPTLTSSKWWPGGLGKVSTHAVVYARLITDGQEHGVHGFIVQLRSLDDHMPLPGITVGDIGMKFGSGAYNTMDNGVLRFDHVRIPRNQMLMRVMQVTREGKCVQSNVPRQLIYGTMVYVRQTIVSDASSALSRAVCIATRYSAVRRQFGSQEGGVETQVIDYKTQQSRLFPLLASAYAFRFVGEWLKWLYMDVTQRLQANDFSTLPEAHACTAGLKSLTTSATADAIEECRKLCGGHGYLSSSGLPELFAVYVPACTYEGDNVVLLLQVARFLMKTVSQLGSGKKPVGTTAYMARAEDLLQCHCSVQKAEDWLKPSVLLEVFEARAVRMCVARAQSLSKFPNPEEGFAELSADLVEAAIAHCQLIVVSKFIEKLQQDIPGKGVKQQLQNLCNIYALNLLHKHLGDFLSTGCITPKQSSLANDQLRSLYSQVRPNAIALVDAFNYTDHYLGSVLGRYDGNVYPKLYEEAWKDPLNDSIVPDGYHEYVRPLLKQQHRNARL; from the exons CAAGCGATCCA GCTTTTCGAAAGGATAACAGAGTTATGCTAAGCAGGAAGGAACTGTTTAAAAACACTCTGAGGAAAGCAGCTCATGCATGGAAACGCATCATTGAGCTTCGCCTTTCTG aagaAGAGGCGAGAAAGTTGAGATTTTTTGTGGATGAACCCGCTTTTACAGATCTTCATTGG GGAATGTTTGTTCCAGCAATTAAAGGACAAGGCACTGAAGAGCAGCAACAGAAGTGGCTACCTTTGGCATATAAGATGCAAATAATTGGCTGCTATGCACAAACTGAACTTGGTCATGGCTCCAATGTTCAAGGGCTTGAAACCACTGCAACATTTGATCCTGAGACAGATGAATTTGTCATTCATAGTCCCACACTAACTTCAAGCAAA tggtggccTGGTGGATTGGGTAAAGTTTCCACGCATGCTGTTGTTTATGCGCGTCTTATAACTGATGGTCAAGAACATGGAGTACATG GCTTTATTGTCCAACTTCGGAGTTTGGATGATCACATGCCTCTTCCAGGCATAACAGTTGGTGATATTGGAATGAAATTTGGTAGTGGGGCATATAATACCATGGACAATGGTGTTTTAAGATTTGATCATGTGCGCATCCCAAGGAACCAAATGTTGATGCG AGTAATGCAGGTTACAAGGGAAGGGAAATGTGTGCAATCTAATGTTCCACGGCAATTGATTTATGGCACTATGGTGTATGTGCGGCAGACAATTGTATCTGATGCATCCTCTGCTTTATCACGGGCGGTTTGTATTGCTACAAGGTATAGTGCCGTCCGCAGACAATTTGGTTCTCAGGAGGGTGGTGTTGAGACCCAG GTGATCGATTACAAAACTCAGCAAAGTAGACTCTTCCCTTTGCTGGCTTCTGCATATGCTTTCAGATTTGTTGGTGAATGGTTGAAATGGCTTTATATGGATGTGACTCAGAGGTTGCAAGCCAATGATTTCTCAACATTGCCTGAAGCGCATGCATGTACTGCTGGTTTGAAGTCTTTGACTACTTCTGCAACTGCT GATGCCATTGAAGAATGTAGGAAACTTTGTGGTGGACATGGTTACCTTAGCTCCAGTGGGCTTCCTGAGTTATTTGCTGTTTATGTTCCAGCCTGTACATATGAAGGAGACAATGTTGTGCTGCTTTTACAG GTTGCTAGGTTTCTCATGAAAACTGTTTCTCAGCTGGGTTCTGGAAAGAAGCCTGTTGGAACAACAGCTTATATGGCACGGGCAGAGGATCTTTTGCAGTGTCATTGTAGTGTTCAAAAGG CGGAGGATTGGTTAAAGCCTAGTGTATTATTGGAGGTATTTGAGGCCAGGGCTGTTAGGATGTGTGTTGCCCGTGCTCAAAGCCTTAGCAAGTTTCCAAATCCTGAAGAGG GTTTTGCTGAACTCTCAGCTGATCTTGTTGAGGCAGCAATTGCTCATTGCCAGTTGATTGTTGTTTCCAA GTTCATTGAGAAATTACAACAAGATATACCAGGGAAAGGAGTgaaacaacaattgcagaatcttTGCAATATTTATGCTTTGAACCTCCTTCACAAACATCTGGGTGATTTTCTATCCACCGGATGCATCACACCCAAGCAATCTTCACTTGCAAATGATCAGCTCAGATCTTTATATTCCCAG GTCCGTCCAAATGCCATTGCACTTGTTGATGCATTTAACTACACTGATCACTACCTTGGCTCAGTTCTTGGTCGCTATGATGGAAATGTGTATCCAAAACTCTATGAAGAAGCATGGAAGGATCCACTAAATGACTCAATTGTGCCTGATGGCTACCATGAATATGTTCGCCCATTGCTGAAGCAGCAGCACCGCAATGCACGACTCTGA